AAACTCAGGCCATGCTGGTAGTTCATCGAAGCTCAGGTGAAATGCAAAGCAATCGACGTCGAGTCTGGTACATTCAACACAGATTTCTGTTTTCCGCGCCTCTGTCATTCTACTGGCGGTAATGACAACGGCTTCTGGTTGATACTCTTTTATGATACGCCCCAAATCCACGAAAGACCCCAACACAGGCACACCATGCATTGTCATGCCGTGTTTCAGTGGATCATCGTCAATGAAGCCAACAGGGATATAGTTTATTTCAAGGTTAAACCGCATTTCGCGGAGTGTAATGGCGCCGGCATCACCTGCTCCATAAAGCAGAACACGCTTGCCCTGATGGCGTTGCTGGGCGATAAACTGCCGCAAAGCACGGAAGCCAAACCGGACACCTGCGGCGGCACAGGAAATCAAAAACCAGTCAATAAGGAAGACTGACACGGAAAGTGTTTCTGCACCGACTACAAAACCGGCCACTACAAAGGCCACAACACCCGATACGGCAGTGGCTATCAACACGCGCAAGAACTCTGCCGTGCCGGCGTGACGCCATATCCCACGGTACAGACCAAACAGGTAAAAGAGTACAATTTTAATCGCAACCACAACGGGCAACAATCGCTCAAGGTTGACCGCGTGCGCATCCGTAAAACCACCTTCATACCGTAGATAATGCGCGACGATGAAAGCAGAAACAATCAAAAAGAGATCTGCAACAACGCCAAACGAAGCTTTCCAACTGCGTCCAAACAAGGCATGCAGCATCGCAAAGAACTTCTCATTCAACAGATACTCTCTGGTAGAGAAGAAGCCCAATCCTTCTGAAGTCCGGTAGACATCCACGCTGGCAAGGTACACACCGAATACGGTAAGCCCAATGCTCATGACAAGAAACAGGGCGTAAAACAGTTGTGGCTCGGTGAATTGCAGCAACAACGCTACTGCACCAAAAAACAGGCTGATCCCGTAAAGCGTGAGCACAGCCATTCGCTCAGACAAGCCAAGGAAAACAAGTCGGTGCGAACTGTGGTCGCGTCCGCCCTGAGAAATTGATCGCCCGGCAAGCGTGCGTACAAGCGTCACCAGGGTTGTATCGAAAATTGGTATAGCCATCACCATCGCCGACATCAGGTAGATGGTAAAACGGCCAGAGGTGACCTGGGCATCCGACTGGATCATGATTGCCAGTGCAGCAATGGTGTAGCCCAGAAACATACTCCCGCTATCGCCCATGAAAATACGGGCGGGTTTGAAGTTGAATACCAGAAAGCCGGCAGTAACGCCGACAATAATCAGGGAAATTGCAAGGCCGGCAACATTGCCGGAAAGAAAAGAAAATACGGCCAGCACAAGGGCAGCAATCGACGAAATGCCGGCTGCTAGGCCATCCATGTTGTCCAGCAAGTTAATGGCGTTGGTGATCCCAATCGTCCACAAAAACGTAAGGGGGACAACAATCCAGAAGGGCAACCCTTCGCCAAATGAATAGCCGGCAAACAAGAGCAAACCGGAAGCCACAACCTGGGCGACAAGTTTTCCCCCTGGCTTGATGGTTTTCAGGTCGTCGACGAGGCCCGTCACAAACATGATGGTCGCCCCGAGCCATACCTGCCAGGGTAGCTCAAAGAGAAATAGAGAAAGGAGCGTGATCGTTGCACCTGCATAAATGGCAATGCCGCCCATGAGCGCCGTTGGCTTGGCATGCCACCGGTCTTTCTTGGGGATCGCAATCCATTTTTTACGATGGGCTAACCGGATCACAGCCGGCGTCAACAAGAGTGTACACATGAATGCAACGATTCCGCCCACCCATGGTAGCCAAAAAAAATCGGTACTAAGCAAATTCATGTTTTGATAAATAAGAGCCCGAACGGGCTGGGTCGGAATGATTGTGCATGTTTACAGGGGGAGTGGCGTAATTGGATGCCCATTCCGGTGTAACTGCTTGGACATTTCTTGATTGGCTTCCGCAGAAAAGGCCGCAGACTTGGCCAGGCGGAAATATGCGATGACATCGCGGAGGATAGCATCTACATCATAAGATGGTTTATATCCTATGGTCTGTTGGATTTTGTTGATATTGGGTGTGCGCCGGCGCATATCTTCAAAACCAGGTCCGTACGTTTTTTCGTATGGAATATGCTGAATGGATGATTCGCTTTTGGCGAGCGTACGAACACGCTCAGCCAATTCATTTATCGTAATTTCCTGGTTACTGCCAATATTAAACACCTGGCCTTCAGCGCCATCATGATCCATCAACTGGGTGATTGCGCGAATGGCATCGCCGACGTAGGTGAAGCAGCGAGACTGTTCCCCATCGCCAAATACAGAAATGGGCTCATTAGCCAAGGCGCTTTGGACGAAGTTCGGGATTACCATGCCATAACGGCCTGTTTGGCGCGGGCCTACCGTATTGAAAAAGCGAGCAATGACAACAGGAAGCTGTTTCTCTTCAAAGTAGGCAAGGGCAAGAAATTCGTCGATTGCCTTTGAACAGGCATAGGCCCAACGCCGCTTTGTTGTCGGCCCAAGGGTCCAGTCATCGGTCTCAGAAAGGCTTTCAATATCCTCACTTGTTTCCATCAACTTTCCGTAAACTTCAGACGTGGAGGCAAGCAAAACTTTTTTTCCGTAATAACTGGCCAGCTTCAGAATATTCTCGGTACCCTGTACATTTGTGACAATCGTCTCGACAGGTTGCTCCATTATCAGACGAACACCCACTGCAGCAGCAAGGTGAAAAACCTGGTCACACCTTGAAATATGTTGCTCAAGGGTGTGGTAATCGAGAATATCAGCTATCGTTGACTCGAAACGGTTGTGATGAAAGAGGTGCTGTATATTTTCTAAACGGCCAGTAGACAGGTTGTCTATAATATGGACATGGTGGCCTTGCTCGATAAGATGATCAGCCAGGTGACTTCCAATAAAGCCTGCTCCTCCCGTAATGAGGTATCTCATAATCTCTTCAATTAATCGGAAAATATTTCAATGCTTGGTGCTGCCGGCTTTACCTGATCCCAAGATCATGCCTAATGCAGATTTGTATCGGTCAGGTGCATACACATGTTGCGGATTGCGTTGACATCTTAGTCGGAATCATCATTTGCTACAGGCCGGCGCTTCTGTACATGAAAACATTTGCAGGAGAAGCATTGGGCGATACGTGGTAAAAGTTATTAGTTATTAATACGTATTACTTACCCATCATTATATCACTATTACCTTTCGTAGCAAGCAGAGGAATAACACGGAAAAAGACGAAATTCTCTACGTTTTAACGGTTTGCGGATGATTTCTCCGCCAGTCCAACACACAGGATTAGGCAATAAAGATTAAGCAGTACCTAATCACACGCCTTTATTATTGTGTATACGGAACGCTGAGTTGCATACCATGGTGATTGCTGTGAAAAGCATTACTACTCCTCTTACACATCATGCCAGCACAATCCCCTATTAGAAAAGCTAGGGGGTAACTTTATTCCCGGATAAAAAGATCCCGGCACAAATCGGTGCGGTATACATCGGCCGATAAACTGTCAAATAACGCTGTCGAGTGGAAACGCGACTTTCGTCAGGCTATCGTAGGCCTCAATATCTGTTCCAGAATACCGGCAATGCGAGTTGCCGTGTTACCATCCCAAAGTGGTGGGATCTCTCCGGCCTTCCTGTCACCAGATAAAATGGCGGTCACGCGTGCTGCTATTGCATTCGGGTCGAGCTCCATCAACTCGTTGGTCCCCAGTTCCATTGTGATCGGTCGCTCGGTGGATTCACGAAGGGTAAGACATGGAACTTTAAGGAAGGTTGTCTCTTCCTGGATCCCCCCTGAGTCGGTTACGAGCAATGCCGCGTTGTCCATCAGCTTGAGAAATTCGAGATACCCTAGCGGCTCCGTGACAATCAAATTAGGGATGGCGCGAAAACGATCCATGTACCCGAACGCGTCTAACCGGATACGCGTACGCGGATGCATGGGCATAACAACCGGGCGCAATGGAGTAAGCCGCTCGAGTGTTTCGATCACCTTAAGCAAACTCTCCGGATTGTCCACATTTGCCGGCCGGTGCATCGTAACCAGGACATATTGTTTCGACTGTACCGCCAGTTCGTGCAAAATCTGGTTCTCAGCAGCTTTTTCCCGAAAATGCACCAGCGAATCGATCATCACATTGCCCACAAAGTGGATTTTATCTTCTGGCACACCTTCGTGGCGGAGATTATCGAGTCCGCTTTGCTCGGTAACAAAAAGGTGGTCGGAAATCGAATCCGTAACGATACGGTTGATTTCTTCAGGCATTTTGCGATCGCCACTGCGCAGGCCGGCTTCCACGTGCGCAACCGGAATATGGCACTTCGCCGCAACAAGGCTACAGGCTACAGTAGAATTCACATCCCCTACCACCAATACCAGGTCGGGCTTGTGCTCCATCAGCGCACCTTCAAACGAAATCATGATACGCGCGGTTTGCGCGGCATGAGAACCGCTACCCACACCCAAATAAATATCTGGCTCGGGCAGTTCAAGTTGCCGAAAGAATACATCACTCATTCGCTCGTCATAGTGCTGTCCGGTATGCACTATGACCGAATGGATATCTCCAAATTGCCGATACGCGCGGTGGAGCGGGCCAATTTTCATGAAGTTAGGCCGGGCGCCGACAACGTTAAATATTTTAATAGACATGCGTCTCGAATGCTGGTTTCACGGCACTAATTTCCTCTTATCTGTATCGTTCTACCCAACGCGCCTTCTGAAAAGCAATATGCATGTGGTAATAGAAAGAAGGCGCGATAAGCGTAGGGGCAAGTGCCTTGATGCGTGTTTTTTGAGAAAGCTAAAGATGTAGTCGCTGGTTTCGATACCTCTCAGGAGACACGTGAGCGCGTCGGTTTGTTTGTGTGGACAAACATGCGTCCCCTGTCCTACAGCACAATCTTACCAAAGAATGCGCATCCTTGCGCTGTGTTTCAGCCTGTTGTGTTTCAGGCCACTCTTTTTTCATATGGCCTTTGGGGTTGTCCCGGCAGTTCAGCAAGTGAAACGATAGTAGGAAGAACTGTTCAGTAAGATAGCATATCATGAAAATCGCGGTTGACCGTGTAAAGAACTGGGTCTTTGTCACAGGAGAAATTCGTGGAGGGACTACCTTTGTCGGTAAGATTCTCAGCTTGCCCCTGGAGGTTGACTATATCCATGAGCCTTTCAATATTCGGTGTGGTATGCCCGGCATGACCAAGCGGTGGCGTTATGTCAAACCTTCGCTTGATACGCCCGGCATGCAGGAAATCCATGAAGCCGCTTCGCGTATCTTCTCCTACAATTTCAGCCTGCGCAATTCCCCCTTCGAAAATGAAGCCATCCATCGCAGGATCATAAAGCAACTCGTAGGCACACGCGGGCCCTATTATTTGCGACTTGCCAAAATGAACCCTTTTCACCGGCATGCAGTCATCAAGGACCCAACCGGCACCTTACTCGCTGAATATCTGCACGTACATTTTGGCGTCAAGCCCGTCATTGTTATCCGACATCCGGCATCATTTGTTGCCAGCTTGCGCCGCGCAGGTTGGTGGCCAGATGTAAGGAAAATTCTCGATGGCCAACCCGAACTGGTGGCAGACCACCTCAATGGCAGCCTCGATTCATGGTTCAATAAAGACAGTGATGATCTCCAGAATGCAGCTGCACACTGGCGACTGCTAACACAGGTAGTGGTCAATCAGGCCAAAAAATACGACGGATGGGAATTGGTCAAACTCGAGGACTTGAGCAACAATCCTGTTGAAGAGTTCAAAGCTTTGTACGGGCGCCTTGGACTACCGTGGTCAGAATCGGTTAAGAAGAAAATCATCAACACCACGCAGGTAAAAGGTAAAGCCGAGGTAAAAAACAACCTCGTTCAGGATTTCAAGCGAGACAGCGCAAAAATCTTTGAACTCCGGCGCAACTCACTAACCAAAGAAGAGCGCCGAAAAATTTTCGATGTCGTGAAAGACGTTGCGCTCGAATTTTACTCGGAAGAGAGCTTTTCCCTCTAGCTTGCTGATTTAGCTCAGGTATACAGCAAACAATTACCAGACCCATAATCATTGGGCTGAAAGCCGTCTGCTGCATCTTCATCAAACCATCGCCCGTGCTCGGTTAAATATCGAAAGATATACTGTTGGCCCGCAGGAAGCGTTGTTGTGGCCGCAAACGTATTGTCAGTACTTGCCTTAAAATGAAGCGCATCCGGTTGCCAATCGTTAAAATCTCCCACCACAGATACAATCTGACCTTCGATGGGGGCAGGCAAAATGAACGTTACCTCGGTTGTGTCATCAGACACCTTTTTCTTGCGAATCATTGCGTTCGATAAAATTGTCAGGGGAAAGGCATGTGGCCATGCGCTCTGGCCGATTATCCCATAATAATCGGATTATTCCTGAAAATATTTACCTTTTTTTGCTTACCACAACCGTACAATATCTTCGCGGGCAAACACGGCGCTGACGCCAAGATTAAGCGTCCTATTTCCATACAAAGCCGGCGGCACACTGATATCAGCCAGGTACGCCTCCCCCACTTGTGCCTTGACCGCTTCCCCTCGCAACCCGTTTTTGGGTAGCGCCAGGGTCATGGTTGCATCAGCCTTCACCGCAGGTGTATGCACCTCCCCTGTTGCCGTGTCAATGCCGGAAGGCACATCCAGGCTCAATACAGGGGCCTTGCTTGTATTAGCCCATGAGATCAACGCGCCAGCCCGGCCTCGCGGATTCCCTTTCAAGCTGTATCCAATGATTGCGTCTACAATCAAGTCAGGGTGGGTGTCTGCTGGTCCAGCTTCTGTAGTAACAGAGATGCCCATCCGCTTCAATATATCCAGTTGATGGGCCGGCACACCGGAAAAGTCTTCGACTGGCGCCGTGGTATAAACCTGAACGGAAGCCCCCCAATTGTGGAGCCTGCGCGCGCAAACCATCCCGCCGCCGCCACTTCCACCCTTCCCTACCAGCACCACAACATCCCGGCCCCGGGGATCACCACCCAAAAAGCGGCTGCGTGCCAGCGCTGCCAGGTTGCGGCCGGCGTTCTCCATCATTTGAATCAGGAGGATGTTGTAATCCTCGATCATCGCACGGTCCACTTCGACCATCTGGTCGGTGGAGAGATAGGGGATGTTGTCCATTCTTGTCTTTACTTAAATGGTGCGTAAAGCATTGGCCTACTTTTCGAACCAGCGATGCCCTGTTTTAGCAAGCATAAAATGGGCTTCCTGTGGCCCCCAGGAGCCGGCTTCATAGGCATGGATGGGGACCTCTTCTTTCAATAACGGATCATAGAGTCCCCACGACATTTCCACCTCATCTGCCCGTACAAAAAGTGTCTGATCGTTGGTAATCACGTCAAAAAGGAGCGTTTCGTAACCATCCTGCAACGGGCCAAAAGCTTCACCATATTCGAAGTGCAAGCGTTTGGTTAGCGTAGAAATTTCCTGGCCCGGCGATTTCACTTCAAAGCCGAGCTCAAAGCCTTCATTGGGCTGCAGCGTAAGAATCAACCGGTTCGGACTAATTTTGCCTTTTCTGTGCTTTGGGAAAAGCGAAACGGGTGCAGTTCGGAAGTTGACTACAATTTTTGTCAGCCGCTCGTCCATTCGCTTGCCTGTGCGCAGGTAGAACGGGACGCCTTGCCACCGCCAGCTGTCTATCTGCAATTCGAGGGCGACAAATGTGGGTGTGTTCGAATCAACAGGCACCCCCTCCTCTTCCAGGTATCCCGGCACTTTTTCATCACCGACGTGCCCCTCCTCATATTGACCGAAGATGATTTTCTCTGGATCTAGCGGTGCAATAGACTTGAGCACCTTTACCTTTTCATCACGGATGGCATTTGCCTCAAATTCAGCCGGCACTTCCATCGCCGTCAGGGTAAGCAGCTGCATTAGATGGTTTTGGACCATATCGCGCAGCGCACCCGATTTGTCGTAATAGCCGGCGCGCTTCTCAACACCCAGCGACTCCGCAACGGTGATTTCAATGCTTTCCACGCGGTCCCGATTCCAGAGCGACTCGAAGACAGGATTGGCAAAACGGAATACCAGCAGGTTCTGAACAGTTTCTTTGCCCAGGTAATGATCAATGCGATATACCTGAGATTCTTTGAAGTGCTGGTGCAATACTTCATTCAACTCATGTGCAGAATTCAGGTCTTTGCCAAACGGCTTTTCGATGACCAGACGGGTATAGCCGGCGCTCTTATTCAGGCCGGCATTACCCAGTGCTTCGATCGTCGGAGCAAAAATGCGCGGCGGCAATGCAAGGTAGAAGGTGCGATTTCCAGGCAGGTCATGTTCTGTCTCAAGTGCCTCAATACGGCTTGATATTTTGGCATATACTTCGGGCCCAGCATCTTCAATGGGCATGTAATGCAAACACTGCGCGCACCATGCCTCAAGATCAGACTTGTCCCTCAGCTTTGCCTTCTCAAGGGCTTCGCTGGCCCACGCGCGGAAGCTTTCGTCATCCATTTCATTTCTGGCGATCCCCAGAATTTTGAAACGCTCACCCAGGTTGCCTTCATTGGCCAGATGATACAAAGCCGGCAGCAATTTTCGCTGCATTAAATCGCCGGTGGCACCAAACACTACAAACACATGTGGCGCGACATACTCATCGAACATAAATATCAGACTGGCTATGGTTACAAAATCAGGTTACGCAACAGATTCTGCGTAACGCAGGTGGTATCCCCGGGTCGGAACTGTATGGGCTTTTAACAGCAACCATCATCTCGCACAAAACAGATGCACAGCACGGATACAACACAGGCATCTCACGAAATACGTTTTATCAGGAATTTATGTCAAAACCCGCGCATATAACATCAAAGCAGCGTATGTGTTCTATCGCTTAAAAGGAACAGTTTATGCCGGAAAATGTAATTAATCAGCCTATCCTTAATTTCGCAATTCGGCCTGACGCAAAACGTTACGACACTCAAATAACAACCATCAGTATCCGCCGTTTATTTTCACTCCCCTGCAGGCTATGAGCGATACCAATCACCCATCGCGAAACAACGATTCCAATACAGAAGCAGATTCTTCAAGTCCCCAGGAAGCCTCTTTACTGGATCTGTTACTGATCGTAGCACGCAATCGGAAGCTGATCATCACAACAACGTTTTG
This genomic window from Bacteroidota bacterium contains:
- a CDS encoding GDP-mannose 4,6-dehydratase, whose product is MRYLITGGAGFIGSHLADHLIEQGHHVHIIDNLSTGRLENIQHLFHHNRFESTIADILDYHTLEQHISRCDQVFHLAAAVGVRLIMEQPVETIVTNVQGTENILKLASYYGKKVLLASTSEVYGKLMETSEDIESLSETDDWTLGPTTKRRWAYACSKAIDEFLALAYFEEKQLPVVIARFFNTVGPRQTGRYGMVIPNFVQSALANEPISVFGDGEQSRCFTYVGDAIRAITQLMDHDGAEGQVFNIGSNQEITINELAERVRTLAKSESSIQHIPYEKTYGPGFEDMRRRTPNINKIQQTIGYKPSYDVDAILRDVIAYFRLAKSAAFSAEANQEMSKQLHRNGHPITPLPL
- the wecB gene encoding UDP-N-acetylglucosamine 2-epimerase (non-hydrolyzing) translates to MSIKIFNVVGARPNFMKIGPLHRAYRQFGDIHSVIVHTGQHYDERMSDVFFRQLELPEPDIYLGVGSGSHAAQTARIMISFEGALMEHKPDLVLVVGDVNSTVACSLVAAKCHIPVAHVEAGLRSGDRKMPEEINRIVTDSISDHLFVTEQSGLDNLRHEGVPEDKIHFVGNVMIDSLVHFREKAAENQILHELAVQSKQYVLVTMHRPANVDNPESLLKVIETLERLTPLRPVVMPMHPRTRIRLDAFGYMDRFRAIPNLIVTEPLGYLEFLKLMDNAALLVTDSGGIQEETTFLKVPCLTLRESTERPITMELGTNELMELDPNAIAARVTAILSGDRKAGEIPPLWDGNTATRIAGILEQILRPTIA
- a CDS encoding sulfotransferase; translation: MKIAVDRVKNWVFVTGEIRGGTTFVGKILSLPLEVDYIHEPFNIRCGMPGMTKRWRYVKPSLDTPGMQEIHEAASRIFSYNFSLRNSPFENEAIHRRIIKQLVGTRGPYYLRLAKMNPFHRHAVIKDPTGTLLAEYLHVHFGVKPVIVIRHPASFVASLRRAGWWPDVRKILDGQPELVADHLNGSLDSWFNKDSDDLQNAAAHWRLLTQVVVNQAKKYDGWELVKLEDLSNNPVEEFKALYGRLGLPWSESVKKKIINTTQVKGKAEVKNNLVQDFKRDSAKIFELRRNSLTKEERRKIFDVVKDVALEFYSEESFSL
- a CDS encoding isoamylase early set domain-containing protein — protein: MIRKKKVSDDTTEVTFILPAPIEGQIVSVVGDFNDWQPDALHFKASTDNTFAATTTLPAGQQYIFRYLTEHGRWFDEDAADGFQPNDYGSGNCLLYT
- a CDS encoding NAD(P)H-hydrate epimerase, which produces MDNIPYLSTDQMVEVDRAMIEDYNILLIQMMENAGRNLAALARSRFLGGDPRGRDVVVLVGKGGSGGGGMVCARRLHNWGASVQVYTTAPVEDFSGVPAHQLDILKRMGISVTTEAGPADTHPDLIVDAIIGYSLKGNPRGRAGALISWANTSKAPVLSLDVPSGIDTATGEVHTPAVKADATMTLALPKNGLRGEAVKAQVGEAYLADISVPPALYGNRTLNLGVSAVFAREDIVRLW
- the zwf gene encoding glucose-6-phosphate dehydrogenase, with the protein product MFDEYVAPHVFVVFGATGDLMQRKLLPALYHLANEGNLGERFKILGIARNEMDDESFRAWASEALEKAKLRDKSDLEAWCAQCLHYMPIEDAGPEVYAKISSRIEALETEHDLPGNRTFYLALPPRIFAPTIEALGNAGLNKSAGYTRLVIEKPFGKDLNSAHELNEVLHQHFKESQVYRIDHYLGKETVQNLLVFRFANPVFESLWNRDRVESIEITVAESLGVEKRAGYYDKSGALRDMVQNHLMQLLTLTAMEVPAEFEANAIRDEKVKVLKSIAPLDPEKIIFGQYEEGHVGDEKVPGYLEEEGVPVDSNTPTFVALELQIDSWRWQGVPFYLRTGKRMDERLTKIVVNFRTAPVSLFPKHRKGKISPNRLILTLQPNEGFELGFEVKSPGQEISTLTKRLHFEYGEAFGPLQDGYETLLFDVITNDQTLFVRADEVEMSWGLYDPLLKEEVPIHAYEAGSWGPQEAHFMLAKTGHRWFEK